The following are encoded together in the Acidobacteriota bacterium genome:
- a CDS encoding aldehyde dehydrogenase family protein, with the protein MTSTPSIEAAAPKLRLRNGDGWEYAPAPESTDHVELRERYGLFIDGEFTDAKGGRTFETANPATEEKIADVALASDADVDAAVASARRAYDEVWSQLAPRERGKYVYRIARVLQERGRELAITESLDGGKPIRESRDVDIPLAAAHFFYYAGWADKLDYAFPGRRARPLGVAGQVIPWNFPLLMAAWKIAPAIAAGNTVVLKPAETTPLTALKLAEIIRDAGVPPGVVNIVTGAGETGAAIVQHEDVDKVAFTGSTEVGKLIRRALAGSDKYYTLELGGKAANLVFEDAAVDQAVEGIVNGIFFNQGHVCCAGSRLLVQESVADEVISKLKDRMETLIVGDPLDKNTDIGAINSRAQLDRIEEYLEIGEAEGAEPFQTSCPVPERGYWCRPTLFLQASQSHRVVQEEIFGPVLAVQTFRTVDEGIAMANNTPYGLSGGVWSDKGAKAFRVTSRIRAGVLWANTYNKFDPTAPFGGYKESGIGREGGLAGLHAYLQPERAA; encoded by the coding sequence AACGGCGACGGCTGGGAGTACGCGCCAGCGCCCGAGTCGACCGATCACGTCGAACTGCGGGAGCGCTACGGCCTGTTCATCGACGGTGAGTTCACGGACGCGAAAGGCGGCCGGACCTTCGAGACGGCGAATCCGGCCACCGAGGAGAAGATCGCGGACGTGGCCCTCGCCTCGGACGCCGACGTCGATGCCGCCGTGGCGTCCGCCCGCCGCGCCTACGACGAGGTCTGGTCACAGCTCGCGCCCAGGGAGCGCGGCAAGTACGTCTACCGGATCGCCCGGGTACTCCAGGAGCGGGGCCGCGAACTCGCCATCACCGAGTCGCTCGACGGCGGCAAGCCGATCCGCGAGTCGCGGGATGTCGACATCCCGCTAGCTGCCGCGCACTTCTTCTACTACGCCGGCTGGGCCGACAAGCTGGACTACGCCTTTCCCGGCCGTAGGGCCCGGCCGCTCGGCGTCGCCGGACAGGTCATCCCGTGGAACTTCCCGCTTCTCATGGCGGCCTGGAAGATCGCGCCGGCCATCGCGGCCGGCAACACGGTCGTGCTCAAGCCGGCGGAGACGACACCGCTCACCGCGCTCAAGCTGGCCGAGATCATCCGCGACGCGGGGGTTCCGCCCGGGGTCGTCAACATCGTCACCGGCGCCGGAGAGACGGGCGCGGCGATCGTCCAGCACGAAGACGTCGACAAGGTCGCCTTCACCGGCTCCACCGAGGTCGGCAAGCTGATCCGGCGCGCGCTCGCCGGCAGCGACAAGTACTACACCCTGGAACTCGGCGGCAAGGCGGCGAACCTGGTGTTCGAGGACGCCGCCGTCGACCAGGCGGTGGAGGGCATCGTCAACGGCATCTTCTTCAACCAGGGGCACGTCTGCTGCGCCGGTTCCCGCCTGCTCGTCCAGGAGTCCGTCGCCGACGAGGTGATCTCCAAGCTGAAGGACCGGATGGAGACCCTGATCGTCGGCGATCCGCTCGACAAGAACACGGACATCGGCGCGATCAACTCCCGCGCCCAGCTCGACAGGATCGAGGAGTATCTCGAGATCGGCGAGGCGGAAGGCGCCGAACCGTTCCAGACATCGTGCCCGGTGCCGGAACGCGGCTACTGGTGCCGGCCGACCCTGTTCCTGCAGGCATCCCAGTCGCACCGCGTGGTTCAGGAGGAGATCTTCGGCCCGGTACTCGCGGTGCAGACGTTCCGCACGGTGGACGAAGGCATCGCGATGGCGAACAACACGCCCTACGGCCTCTCGGGCGGCGTCTGGAGCGACAAGGGCGCCAAGGCGTTCCGCGTCACCAGCCGGATCCGCGCCGGCGTGTTGTGGGCGAACACGTACAACAAGTTCGATCCGACGGCCCCGTTCGGCGGCTACAAGGAAAGCGGCATCGGCCGCGAGGGCGGACTGGCCGGGCTCCACGCCTACCTGCAACCGGAGCGAGCGGCATGA